In the Myxococcus fulvus genome, one interval contains:
- a CDS encoding double-CXXCG motif protein produces MQRYFIVEEDRVAAARQGGMVDASHRWGLPGLLTCPGCGVTWSGAGQYLPSVDLSELAESASFERARPEPYGEFVRLRALVLPLAPPGVELSPGAEFGPLVGRVTGGVPDFTWVAGDGLLVQREALARLQEVGVRGLHGYPTALRARKKVAPDLRELELPLLGRLHPDCLPPALPAKCTTCGRVEWALPEHPILAADSLPTDVDLFRVGDFATVVIGTERFVDAVKELGLEGLALRDVPAR; encoded by the coding sequence ATGCAGCGCTACTTCATCGTGGAGGAAGACCGCGTCGCGGCGGCAAGGCAGGGTGGGATGGTCGACGCATCCCATCGATGGGGTCTGCCGGGACTGCTGACGTGTCCAGGGTGCGGCGTGACATGGAGTGGGGCGGGCCAGTACCTGCCGAGCGTCGACCTCTCTGAGCTTGCCGAGAGCGCATCCTTCGAGAGGGCTCGGCCAGAGCCCTACGGCGAATTCGTGCGGCTGCGCGCGCTCGTCCTTCCTCTCGCGCCCCCTGGCGTGGAGCTCTCTCCGGGGGCTGAGTTCGGGCCGCTCGTCGGGCGCGTGACGGGTGGAGTTCCTGATTTCACCTGGGTCGCCGGGGATGGACTGCTTGTCCAGCGGGAAGCGCTAGCGCGTCTTCAGGAAGTCGGGGTGCGCGGACTCCACGGATACCCAACGGCGCTTCGAGCCAGGAAGAAGGTTGCCCCAGATTTGAGGGAACTCGAGTTGCCGCTTCTGGGGCGACTGCATCCAGACTGTCTTCCTCCGGCCCTCCCGGCGAAGTGTACGACCTGTGGCCGAGTGGAATGGGCGCTGCCGGAGCACCCGATTCTCGCTGCGGACTCATTGCCCACGGACGTGGACCTGTTTCGTGTCGGCGATTTCGCGACCGTCGTCATCGGGACGGAGCGCTTCGTGGACGCCGTGAAGGAGCTCGGGCTCGAAGGGCTGGCACTCCGAGACGTGCCAGCGCGTTGA